One Setaria viridis chromosome 5, Setaria_viridis_v4.0, whole genome shotgun sequence genomic region harbors:
- the LOC117856482 gene encoding aspartyl protease family protein 2, which translates to MALPNLLLRRLLFLVSFSAHATQPPRRTLHVPIVHRDAVFPPAPGATPGSLLLLRLHVADAAHYTVQQLAPSSLHSTTDDHGGGHRLRSHVLSGLPFDSGEYFATVGVGDPPARALVVIDTGSDLIWLQCAPCRRCYRQLTPLYDPRGSSTHRPIPCASQRCRGVLRYPGCDARTGGCVYMVVYGDGSASSGHLATDRLVFPGDDARAHNVTLGCGHDNGGLLESAAGLLGVGRGELSFPTQAAATYGRVFSYCLGDRMSRARENGSAYLVFGRTPEPPSTAFTLLRTNPRRPSLYYVDMVGFSVGGERVAGFSGASLALDAATGHGGVVVDSGTAISRFAGDAYTAVRDAFDAGAAAGGMRKVADNFSVFDACYDLRGGRGHATVRVPSVVLHFAGGANMALPPANYLVPVEGGDRRTYFCLGLQAADDGLNVLGNVQQQGFRVVFDVERGRIGFGPNGCSV; encoded by the coding sequence ATGGCGTTGCCCAACCtactgctccgccgcctcctcttcctcgtctcCTTCAGCGCCCACGCCACTCAACCACCAAGAAGAACGCTCCACGTCCCCATCGTCCACCGCGACGCCGTCTTCCCCCCCGCTCCCGGCGCCACGCCgggcagcctcctcctcctccgcctccacgtgGCCGACGCCGCCCATTACACCGTGCAGCAGCTGGCCCCGTCGTCCCTACACTCGACCACCGACGACCACGGCGGTGGTCACCGGCTCCGCTCCCACGTCCTCTCGGGCCTCCCCTTCGACAGCGGCGAGTACTTCGCgaccgtcggcgtcggcgacccgcccgcgcgcgcgctcgtTGTCATCGACACAGGCAGCGACCTCATCTGGCTCCAGTgcgcgccctgccgccgctgctaccGCCAGCTGACCCCGCTCTACGACCCGCGGGGCTCCAGCACGCACAGGCCGATCCCCTGCGCCTCGCAGCGGTGCCGCGGCGTCCTCCGCTACCCCGGCTGCGACGCCCGCACCGGGGGATGCGTCTACATGGTGGTGTACGGCGACGGCTCCGCCTCCAGCGGCCACCTCGCCACCGACAGGCTCGTCTTCCCCGGCGACGACGCGCGCGCCCACAACGTCACGCTCGGGTGCGGCCACGACAACGGCGGGCTGCTGGAGTCGGCGGCGGGGCTGCTTGGCGTCGGCCGGGGCGAGCTGTCCTTCccgacgcaggcggcggcgacctaCGGGCGCGTCTTCTCCTACTGCCTCGGCGACCGCATGTCCCGCGCGCGGGAGAACGGCTCCGCGTACCTCGTGTTCGGCCGTACGCCGGAGCCGCCGTCCACGGCGTTCACCCTGCTGCGGACGAACCCGCGGCGGCCGAGCCTCTACTACGTGGACATGGTCGGCTTcagcgtcggcggcgagcgcgtggCCGGGTTCTCCGGCGCCAGCCTCGCTCTGGACGCGGCCACCGGGCACGGCGGCGTCGTGGTGGACTCGGGCACCGCCATCTCGCGGTTCGCCGGGGACGCGTACACGGCGGTGCGCGACGCCTTCGAcgcaggcgcggcggcgggcgggatgCGGAAGGTGGCCGACAACTTCTCGGTGTTCGACGCGTGCTACGACCTCCGCGGCGGGAGGGGACACGCGACGGTCCGCGTGCCCAGCGTCGTGCTGcacttcgccggcggcgcgaaCATGGCGCTGCCTCCGGCGAACTACCTCGTGCCCGTGGAGGGCGGGGATCGCCGGACGTACTTCTGCCTGGGGCTCCAGGCGGCGGACGACGGCCTCAACGTGCTCGGCAACGTCCAGCAACAGGGGTTTCGGGTTGTGTTTGATGTGGAGAGGGGGAGGATCGGTTTCGGGCCAAACGGATGTTCAGTCTGA